GGAAGAAGTGGTTCAATTTGCTTCCGAACAGAAACACGGACTTTCTTTTTATACGGAAGGCTTTCATATGAACGAAGTGGAGGAACCGAGGATTGCCCAAGCGTTGAAAGAAACACTAGGGGTACTTGGGTTAGAGGATTTTTCTAAGATGGACCATAGCAAGGAGCAGGAAGTCTATCTCATGTGCTTATTTGCTGCGGAAGAAATGATGGATCCATATAAAGAAAGATTCCCACACTTAACTTTCAGAAGGTGGCACCCTTTCATTTTGAACGTCCTACAAGAAGATGTGTCCAAATCTGTCGCCATTATGAAACTGTTAAACTACTTCGGGATCGACAAGTCCGAGGCGGTTGCATTTGGGGACGGGGAGAATGACATCGACATGCTGGAGTTGGTTGGCTACGGTATCGCCATGGGCAACGGCAGTGAAAGGTTGAAATCAGTCGCTGACTTTGTTACGAAGAAATCCAGTGAAGATGGAATTGAATATGCATTGAAAAAACTTCAAATCATTTAGGGGGAAAAAACTATGTTCATACATAAAATTGATGAGGAACTATCTTTGAAACTAGCAGAAGAAAAAGATGCGGAGCGATTGTTTGAGTTGACCGACAACTCCAGGGACTATTTGCGTGAGTGGTTGCCATGGCTGGACTTTACAAAGAAGGTGGAGGACTCCAGGAATTTTATAAAAGGTACGAGACAAGGATATGCGGAAAATAAATCAATGACGTCGATGATCCTTTACAAAGGCGAAATAGTTGGTTCGGCAAGCTACAACACTCTCGACTGGACGAACAAAGTGGCCTATATCGGTTACTGGCTGGATAAGGATTATCAAGGGAACGGCATCATGACGAGGGTGGCGGAAGCTTTGACGGACTATGCCATCACGGAGCTTGGTATGAACCGAGTCGATATTCGTGCGGCTGTGGAGAACGTGAAAAGCAGGTCGATTCCAGAACGACTCGGATTTACGTTGGAAGGGGAAATCCGTCAGGCGGAATGGCTTTATGATCATCATGTCGATCATGCCGTGTACGGAATGCTTGCGGAAGATTGGAAAAAACGAAAAGCTGGAGGAATGTAAGCTGAAGAGAAGATTTTTATGGTGGGGGTCAGGGGGAATCATCCTGGCCCTGTTCCTGTCATTTGTCTTTTGGGGGTCGCCTTGGGGGCTTTGGACGAACAAACAGGCGTTTGAAGTGTATTTGGAAGAAAAGTATAAGAAGGATTTTGTAATTGATGAAATCTCTTTTGATTTTTTTAATACAAGAAAATATCAGGCTTATGCCTATGCAAAAGACGATCCGGAACTTTTGTTTTATGTGGGGCAGGATCGGTATACAGGACAAACCGAAGATGGGTATCGTTATGAGGCCTGGAGTGCGGAGGCAAATGAGGAAATAGGGGCGATTGTGAGAGAACATTATCCTAGTACCACAAACTATGGGGTTGATTTAGTCTTTTCTGAAACGGAGCCAACGGAGCCAGTGGTGGGAGGGTACAAAAAGTATGGAAAAGTCGAAGTAGGTGTTACCTTGGACAAAATCCTTCTAACAAGCGCTAACAGTAAGACTGAAATGCAGAGGGCTTTTCTTATTTTCCAGGAATTAAAAGAAATGGGAGTTCCTCTGCATCAATTTGGAATAAGCTTTGAGAATAAGACTCTCCAACTGCATAAAGATGACATTTCAAAGGTTAATAGTGCGGAGGAATTGGCGGAGTATTTAAAGTTATATCGACGATAAAGGTGTAATGGAGGTTAAGGAATATGGCTTTTCATATATGGGAAGGTACAGCTGTACGTTTACGGCCTATCCAGTCTTCAGATTGGGAAAAGTTTCACCAGGACGGAATGGATTCAGAGGTTGCTAGATTAAATGATGCCATCTATGGACCAAGGTCGGAAGAAGGAACAAAGAAATGGACTGAAAGGGAGTCGGAAAAGGGCTGGGATGGCCATAACTTTAGGCTTGCGATTGAGAACTTAAACAGTGAACTTGTCGGCAGTATCAGCACAAATAGTTGCGACCCGCAAAACGGCACGTTCAGCTACGGCGTCAGTATTTTTCGGGAGCATTGGAAGAAAGGATATGCGAGTGATGCAATCCGGGTTGTGCTTCGCTATTTCTTCGGGGAACTTAGGTATCAAAAAGTGAATGCACATGTGTACGCCTTTAACGAAGGATCTGTTAGGTTGCATGAACGTCTCGGGTTTGTGGAAGAGGGACGCTTGCGAAATATGGTGTATACAGATGGAGGCTACCATGACGTGTTATTGTTCGGACAAACTTACGAAGAATTTATGGCGAGGAGGGGAACGCATGAGTGCACTATTCAAAAGAATTGATACGGTATTTCTAGAGGTTACCAATATGGAGAGATCAATTGGGTGGTACACAGAGGTACTCGGCTTTTCGGTCAGGTGGCATGATGTAGAAAACGGATATGCAGCAATCGAGATGGGGGAGACACCTCTGACGCTTGTGCGGGCGGAGAAAGTGACACCGGGATCTCATTGTCTATTGAACTTCTATTCTTCAGATATTTATGATGCGCATAAGAAGCTGCTGGAGAGTGGTGTTCAGGTAGAAGATGTCATAGATTACGGGACAGTTCTGTCGTTCGAATTTAAGGATCCTGACGGGTATATTCTTGGAGTTTGTTATTTTGAGGAGGAGCAGGTGACGACGCGAGAGAATTTATAAGTTGTAGAGAGTACTTTAATCGTGGGGCGATGATTCATTAAAATGGATATATCATTTTTACAATGGATATCTTGCCTCTTACAATGGATATATCATTTTTATAATTGATATATTGGTTTTACAATGGATAAATCGAATTTACAATGGATATCTGCATTTTCACGATTCAAACAGTCAGTTCCGGTCCCGCAAATAGACGCTGCCCCTGAAATCAAACCTAGTTACCCAAAACCACTTTCAAAATGACCTTTTTGCACATAAAAAAGAAGCCTTTCCATATCCGCGAAAGGCTTCTTGCTCATTTTACTCTCTTAATCAGAAACTCGACTCTCTCCTCATAGCCTTCATCAAGCGATGACAGCTTTGGAATCGCAATCCCATCCTGAAACATTACCCGCAAGGAAGAATTCATCCCCCTCCTGGTACTGCACCACCATCTCCTCATCATAAATGGGCTTCCTTACCAAAATGACTCCAGCAATAAAAGTGATGACCTTTATAAAAAGGAACGCAACCACCAACGGAACCAGAAATGCCATAATGGCTGACATGGCAAACAGTCCAGTAGATACTTCACCGTAAACTTTAAGTAAATCGAAAAAAGAATAAATGCTGAAAAGCAGAGCCCCTACATAAAAGAGGATTCTTCCATAGCGCCAAGGTTTATAATGATCAACCAGCGCGGATAAAGCGTGTCTTGTGACTTCGTATTTAAATTGTATGTGGCGCATGGTAGGTTCCTCCGTTTTCTTCATAATTATTATCCTACCACTGGAAAGAGAAAAGGAAACATTATTAAAGTAGTTTTACTGCTGAAAAGAGCTGAATTATAGCCAAGCCTGCCCGAGTTGTATACTCATCAGGTCACCAAAGCCACACTCTGATTACCCCTCTATCACTTTTCCTCATACTCTAGGTCACCAAAGCCACACATTGGTTACCCCTCTATCACTTTTCCTCATACTCTAGGTCACCAAAGCCACACATTGGTTACCCCCCTATCACATTTCCTCGTACTTTAGGTCACCAAAGCCACACTCTGGGATTAAGTCTATATAATTGTGTAAAAAGAAAGGCCATTATCAATGTCCGTGTTACAATGTGTTCGACGAAAAACAATCACACACGGAGGCAATGATAATGACCAACATTAATATTACTATAAATTTGGAACAACTTAAAGCCGAGGTAGAAAAAAGCTCTTTAGGATCCCCGGTAAAAGCATCTTTAGCCCTTGTATTGAATTCGCTTATGGAGAAAGAAAGGGACGAATATATTAATGCTCTCTCTCACGAGAGAACGGATGACCGCAGAGGATATCGGAATGGCTACTATGAACGAGAATTAATTACCGGCACTGGCTCACTCACATTAAAGGTTCCCCGAACTCGTGATGGTGAATTTTCAACTTCTGTATTCCAAAAGTATGAGCGATGCGAACAAGCTCTGATTCTTTCTATGATTGAGATGGTTGTAAATGGAGTCTCAACTCGTAAAGTTACCAAGATTGTAGAAGAACTGTGTGGAAAAGGTGTATCTAAATCACTAGTATCTAACCTCACTAAATCATTGGATCCAATAGTAAATGAGTGGAGAAACCGCCCATTAAACACCCTTTATTATCCATACATATATGTTGATGCCATGTATATTAAAGTTCGTGAGAACGATAGGGTTGTTTCAAAAGGAGTACTTATAGCTTGCGGTGTAAACGAAGAAGGACATAGAGAGATTATTGGGTTAAGGGTTACCCATGGGGAATCAGAAGAAAGTTGGTCTAATTTCTTTGATCACTTAAAGTCAAGAGGGATACAATCACCTAAGATGGTGATTTCTGATGCACATGCAGGATTAGTGGCTGCTATAAAAGAATCCTTTTTAGGAACCTCTTGGCAAAGGTGTTGTGTTCATTTTCTTAGGAATATAATGGACTCTTTTCCTAAGAAAAACTCTTCAGAAGCAAAAACAGAACTCAAGGAAATCTTTAGAACATCCAACATTAAATTGAGCCGAGAACTGAAGCGCGACTTTATTGAGAAGTATTATGAAGTAAAAGGGTTTACTAAGGTAATTGAAACGTTGGATGCTGGCTTTGAAGATGCAATGCAGTTTCATTCTCAAAAAGCTGAGCTTCACAAACACTTACGTACAACCAATATGCTAGAAAGAGTAAATAGGGAAATAAGAAGAAGAGAAAGGGTAATTCAAATTTTCCCGAACGATCAATCTGCAATACGTATAATTGGATCTGTACTGATGAAAATGGAGGAGGAATGGAGTAAGTCAAAGTATATACACCATATCTAAGTAAAATAGTTTTTTAATTCCCTAAACGGAATTATGTGAACTGTCACATTAATGTTTGCTACCTAAATAAAAAAGCGCTTACAGTGACTGGGCCATAAAAAGGGGAAATTTTACCCCCTAGGGGGTAAAGAATACACCCTAAACCTTTAAGAAGAACAAGACCTGAAAACATAACCCCATAACACATTTAGCATTAGATCTCATTGTAACTATTTTTACACATTAATATGGACTTGACTCACTCTGGTTACCCCTCTATTACATTTCCTCGTACTTTAGGTCACCAAAGACACACTCTGGTTACCCCTCTATCACATTTCCTCGTACTCTAGGTCACCAAAGCCACACATTGGTTACCTCTCTATCACATTTCCTCGTACTTTAGGTCACCAAAGACACACTCTGGTTACCCCTCTATTACATTTCCTCGTACACTAGGTCACCAAAGACACACTCTGGTTACCCCTCTATTACATTTCCTCGTACTTTAGGTCACCAAAGACACACTCTGGTTACCTCTTTCATCAGCTATGTCCAACCGCCTTATCCTCATACTGCCCCCAATTCGTCACCTTTTCCAACACAATCGAAAGCAGCACGCCCATGATTAATCCATTCGCCAAGAATGGTTGCAATAGCACTGGCAGCGGACCAAACACGGCCGGCGAGGTGTTCATCAAACACACTCCCAACAAAACTGGTGCTGCCAAACGGAAAATGGTATCGGAATTGAAAACAGCGCCACGCAAACTGCCATACGCCGTCCCGAACAATTGTAGGTATGCCACAAACAGCACCGCATTCCCGACCGTCATCGGCATCGTCACCAAGAACGAGGTCAACGGTGGTACAAGGCCAATGGCTGCAAGCATGATGCCGCCAATGAAAAATGGTTTCCGGTCTAAAATTCTCGTACTCTGCAAAAATCCAATCGTCGAGGTGAACGGCGTATACGGGACGAGTCCGAACAGGGACGCAAATACTGAAAACAATCCGGTAAAAAAGAATGAGTTTCTGAATTGTCCTGGTTTGGCTGTTTCACCGTAAAGGTCTGCTGCAGC
This window of the Sutcliffiella horikoshii genome carries:
- a CDS encoding Cof-type HAD-IIB family hydrolase, whose translation is MNCKIVFFDIDGTITHHEDGSISERTKAAIQTLKEQGIIVVAATGRPLSMCKEIRELGIDTFITANGGYAKHLEEVIHKIPLDKQVMEEVVQFASEQKHGLSFYTEGFHMNEVEEPRIAQALKETLGVLGLEDFSKMDHSKEQEVYLMCLFAAEEMMDPYKERFPHLTFRRWHPFILNVLQEDVSKSVAIMKLLNYFGIDKSEAVAFGDGENDIDMLELVGYGIAMGNGSERLKSVADFVTKKSSEDGIEYALKKLQII
- a CDS encoding GNAT family N-acetyltransferase yields the protein MFIHKIDEELSLKLAEEKDAERLFELTDNSRDYLREWLPWLDFTKKVEDSRNFIKGTRQGYAENKSMTSMILYKGEIVGSASYNTLDWTNKVAYIGYWLDKDYQGNGIMTRVAEALTDYAITELGMNRVDIRAAVENVKSRSIPERLGFTLEGEIRQAEWLYDHHVDHAVYGMLAEDWKKRKAGGM
- a CDS encoding GNAT family N-acetyltransferase, translating into MAFHIWEGTAVRLRPIQSSDWEKFHQDGMDSEVARLNDAIYGPRSEEGTKKWTERESEKGWDGHNFRLAIENLNSELVGSISTNSCDPQNGTFSYGVSIFREHWKKGYASDAIRVVLRYFFGELRYQKVNAHVYAFNEGSVRLHERLGFVEEGRLRNMVYTDGGYHDVLLFGQTYEEFMARRGTHECTIQKN
- a CDS encoding VOC family protein, translating into MSALFKRIDTVFLEVTNMERSIGWYTEVLGFSVRWHDVENGYAAIEMGETPLTLVRAEKVTPGSHCLLNFYSSDIYDAHKKLLESGVQVEDVIDYGTVLSFEFKDPDGYILGVCYFEEEQVTTRENL
- a CDS encoding IS256 family transposase, which encodes MTNINITINLEQLKAEVEKSSLGSPVKASLALVLNSLMEKERDEYINALSHERTDDRRGYRNGYYERELITGTGSLTLKVPRTRDGEFSTSVFQKYERCEQALILSMIEMVVNGVSTRKVTKIVEELCGKGVSKSLVSNLTKSLDPIVNEWRNRPLNTLYYPYIYVDAMYIKVRENDRVVSKGVLIACGVNEEGHREIIGLRVTHGESEESWSNFFDHLKSRGIQSPKMVISDAHAGLVAAIKESFLGTSWQRCCVHFLRNIMDSFPKKNSSEAKTELKEIFRTSNIKLSRELKRDFIEKYYEVKGFTKVIETLDAGFEDAMQFHSQKAELHKHLRTTNMLERVNREIRRRERVIQIFPNDQSAIRIIGSVLMKMEEEWSKSKYIHHI